One window of the Archangium primigenium genome contains the following:
- the kdsB gene encoding 3-deoxy-manno-octulosonate cytidylyltransferase — translation MPAPYPVAVIPARYASTRFPGKPLALIAGRTMIEHVWRRCQEARVFADVLVATDDRRIQDEVARFGGTAVMTSPDCATGTDRVAEVARARADVEVWVNVQGDEPLVDPESLRVLAGLFADPEVQMGTLVRPLDAEEVHNPHVVKAVLAVNGDALYFSRAALPFVREPAEGPPVPRWAHLGLYGYRRPALMRLARLSPTPLEGAEKLEQLRALEHGVRIRCGQVTGRSVAVDVPGDVARVEALLRGG, via the coding sequence ATGCCCGCGCCCTACCCCGTCGCCGTCATCCCCGCCCGCTACGCCAGCACGCGTTTTCCCGGCAAGCCCCTGGCGCTCATCGCCGGCCGGACGATGATCGAGCACGTGTGGCGGCGCTGTCAGGAGGCGCGCGTGTTCGCGGACGTGCTGGTGGCCACGGATGACCGGCGCATCCAGGACGAGGTGGCGCGCTTTGGCGGCACGGCGGTGATGACGTCGCCGGACTGCGCCACGGGCACGGACCGGGTGGCCGAGGTGGCCCGGGCCCGCGCGGACGTGGAGGTGTGGGTGAATGTGCAGGGAGATGAGCCGCTGGTGGACCCGGAGTCCCTGCGGGTGCTGGCGGGCCTCTTCGCCGACCCGGAGGTGCAGATGGGCACGCTGGTGCGGCCGTTGGACGCCGAGGAGGTGCACAACCCCCATGTGGTGAAGGCGGTGCTGGCGGTCAACGGGGACGCGCTCTACTTCAGCCGCGCCGCCCTGCCCTTCGTGCGCGAGCCCGCCGAGGGGCCTCCCGTGCCGCGCTGGGCCCACCTGGGGCTGTACGGCTACCGGCGTCCGGCGCTGATGCGGCTCGCGCGGCTGAGCCCCACCCCGCTGGAGGGCGCGGAAAAGTTGGAGCAACTCCGAGCGCTGGAGCACGGCGTGCGCATCCGCTGTGGGCAGGTGACGGGCCGCTCGGTGGCGGTGGACGTGCCCGGGGACGTGGCCCGGGTGGAAGCGCTGCTGCGCGGCGGCTGA
- the wecB gene encoding non-hydrolyzing UDP-N-acetylglucosamine 2-epimerase — MMKVLHIVGARPNFMKVAPIHRAIRERGVLSQVLVHTGQHYDVKMSDVFFTDLGMPAPDIHLGIGSGSHTEQTARVMLELEKVFTAEKPDIVSVVGDVNSTLAGALVAAKMGIQLAHVEAGLRSGDPTMPEEINRLLTDRVSDLLLTPSADADANLLREGLERSRIHLVGNVMIDSLLGAREQALRLPTLKDLGFSPRGYAVCTLHRASNVDDAQTLRGLLSALAHVASRLPVVFPVHPRTRKRIADMGLGASLERTPGLHLVDPLGYLEFLALTSQARLVFTDSGGLQEETTVLGIPCLTVRENTERPVTVDVGTNLVVGTDPARIQQAADRILDGHEKKGRVPDMWDGRSGERIARLYEQVLGVGETPRLAAV; from the coding sequence ATCATGAAGGTTCTCCACATCGTCGGGGCTCGCCCCAATTTCATGAAGGTCGCGCCCATCCATCGGGCCATCCGTGAGCGCGGCGTGCTCTCTCAAGTCCTGGTGCACACCGGCCAGCACTACGACGTGAAGATGAGTGACGTCTTCTTCACCGACCTGGGCATGCCCGCGCCGGACATCCACCTGGGCATCGGCTCGGGCAGTCACACCGAGCAGACGGCCCGGGTGATGCTCGAGCTGGAGAAGGTCTTCACCGCCGAGAAGCCCGACATCGTCTCCGTCGTGGGCGACGTCAACAGCACCCTGGCCGGGGCGCTCGTGGCGGCGAAGATGGGCATCCAGCTCGCGCACGTGGAGGCGGGCCTGCGCAGCGGCGACCCCACCATGCCCGAGGAGATCAACCGCCTGCTCACCGATCGCGTGTCGGACCTGCTCCTCACGCCCTCGGCCGACGCGGACGCCAACCTGCTGCGCGAGGGCCTGGAGCGCTCGCGCATCCATCTGGTGGGCAACGTGATGATCGACTCCCTGCTGGGAGCGCGCGAGCAGGCGCTGCGCCTGCCCACCCTCAAGGACCTGGGCTTCAGCCCGCGGGGCTACGCCGTGTGCACCCTGCACCGCGCCTCCAACGTGGACGACGCCCAGACGCTGCGCGGCCTCTTGTCGGCGCTCGCCCACGTGGCCAGCCGCCTGCCCGTCGTCTTCCCCGTCCACCCGCGCACCCGCAAGCGCATCGCGGACATGGGGCTGGGCGCGAGCCTGGAGCGCACCCCGGGCCTGCACCTGGTGGATCCGCTGGGCTACCTCGAGTTCCTCGCCCTCACCTCCCAGGCCCGGCTCGTCTTCACCGACTCGGGCGGCCTGCAGGAGGAGACGACCGTGCTCGGCATCCCCTGCCTCACCGTGCGCGAGAACACCGAGCGGCCCGTCACCGTGGACGTGGGCACCAACCTCGTCGTGGGCACCGACCCCGCCCGCATCCAGCAGGCGGCCGACCGCATCCTCGATGGCCACGAGAAGAAGGGCCGCGTGCCCGACATGTGGGATGGCCGCTCCGGCGAGCGCATCGCCCGGCTGTACGAGCAGGTGCTCGGCGTGGGCGAAACGCCCCGTCTCGCCGCCGTCTAG
- a CDS encoding response regulator has product MTDQLYTTHDISRLLQVDPSTVSKWIDRGILMAFRTPGGHRRVRSADLRTFLITHQMPVPEELGSSTVRLLVVDDERQVLDAIKRAFKPYANQVELQTTTSGVEALLLVSEQKPHGMLIDLNMPDIDGIEVCRRIRARKQMEGVRLITMTSAHSSDVVEQSKQAGAVACLPKPLDVQQVLDLFRVPLALGGTAQDALKR; this is encoded by the coding sequence ATGACGGATCAGCTCTACACGACCCACGACATCAGTCGGTTGCTCCAGGTGGACCCGTCCACGGTGAGCAAGTGGATCGATCGCGGAATCCTCATGGCGTTCCGGACACCGGGTGGTCACCGGCGGGTGCGCTCGGCGGATCTGCGCACGTTCCTCATCACCCATCAGATGCCGGTGCCCGAGGAGTTGGGCAGCAGCACCGTGCGCCTGTTGGTGGTGGATGACGAGCGCCAGGTCCTGGATGCCATCAAGCGTGCGTTCAAGCCGTACGCCAACCAGGTGGAACTGCAGACGACCACCAGCGGCGTCGAGGCGCTCCTGCTGGTGTCCGAGCAGAAGCCCCACGGCATGCTCATCGACTTGAACATGCCCGACATCGACGGCATCGAGGTCTGCCGCCGCATCCGCGCGCGCAAGCAGATGGAGGGCGTGCGGCTCATCACCATGACGTCCGCCCACTCGAGCGACGTGGTGGAGCAGTCCAAGCAGGCCGGCGCCGTGGCGTGCCTGCCCAAGCCCCTGGACGTGCAGCAGGTGCTGGACTTGTTCCGCGTGCCGCTGGCGCTCGGCGGCACCGCGCAGGACGCGCTCAAGCGCTAG
- a CDS encoding ATP-binding protein, with translation MSEVPSSCDEGSGLLGHRLSLEAEDPSDILLDLLPDGLFAVDADWRITFVNSVAERLFGRPREALLGRMLWTEFPLLLDTPFGTAYLRARSEGLPLTVESLTSHNASWYEARAVPWGRGLVVLFRDVTARHLAELARERSASRLALLQEVTVKLCAAASAADVVDVLARNALAALEARSLSIGLPESDRRTLRVLHRDHLAGGPGYRLERVRLESDVALTRVFRSDVPEWQGSVAALPIRTKGRSLAVMCIAFTPPRTFDDADRSFLLSLAHQAGLALERARLYDKEQEACADAERQRARLHALVMQAPMAVSVMRGPSHVIELDNPPHRALLGGRDVVGQPAHEALPGLASLGLLEELDRAYAYGEPFLAREMSVRMDLTTGALAEEHFHHVRYQPLRDASGRVDGVAFFGFDVTDQVRARRDLELAVERQRLLSEASTLLGDSLDYSLSLERLARLMVPRLADWCSVHMLADNGEVELLTRLHRDETHAAVVDEVLRLQPVHLSDASGLGRVLRTGETELIETCSPEQIRSLAHSPEAARMLASLHMSSSLCVPLLARGRVLGALLLVHDDSGRHFSREDLRLAEDLARRAAFSVDNARLYREAQEAIRLRDEFLSIASHELKTPLTSLRLQLSFLERHMPEGARACLGGKLDMAHRQARRLSQLITLLLDVGRIVTGRVSLERSEVDLVRLVREALERLRDMFAQSGSEVTLDAPAPVRGQWDALRLEQVIVNLLSNAAKYGQGRPVTVSVRDGPDTARLVVRDEGIGIAAEDLPRIFDRFERAVSVRHYGGLGLGLYISREIVESHGGRVRVDSTPGQGSTFTVELPRRPGG, from the coding sequence ATGAGTGAAGTGCCATCCTCGTGCGACGAGGGCTCCGGGCTCCTGGGTCATCGCTTGAGCCTGGAGGCCGAGGACCCGTCCGACATCCTGCTGGATTTGTTGCCCGATGGGCTGTTCGCCGTGGACGCGGACTGGCGCATCACCTTCGTGAACAGCGTGGCCGAGCGGCTGTTCGGGCGCCCGCGCGAGGCGCTGTTGGGCCGGATGCTGTGGACGGAGTTCCCGCTGCTCTTGGACACCCCGTTCGGCACGGCGTACCTGCGCGCGCGCAGCGAGGGCCTGCCCCTCACGGTGGAGAGCCTCACCTCCCACAACGCCAGTTGGTACGAGGCGCGCGCGGTGCCCTGGGGCCGGGGGCTGGTGGTGCTCTTCCGGGACGTGACGGCGCGGCACCTGGCGGAGCTCGCCCGGGAGCGCAGCGCCAGCCGGCTCGCGCTCTTGCAGGAGGTGACGGTGAAGCTGTGCGCGGCGGCCTCCGCGGCGGACGTCGTGGACGTGCTCGCGCGCAACGCCCTGGCCGCCCTGGAGGCCCGGAGCCTGTCCATTGGCCTGCCCGAGTCGGACCGGCGCACGTTGCGCGTGCTGCACCGGGACCACCTGGCCGGCGGTCCGGGCTACCGGCTGGAGCGCGTGCGGCTGGAGTCCGACGTGGCCCTCACCCGGGTCTTCCGCTCGGACGTGCCCGAGTGGCAGGGCTCGGTGGCCGCCCTGCCCATCCGCACCAAGGGCCGCTCGCTCGCGGTGATGTGCATCGCGTTCACGCCCCCGCGCACCTTCGACGACGCGGACCGCTCCTTCCTGCTGTCGCTCGCCCACCAGGCCGGACTCGCGCTGGAGCGGGCCCGGCTCTACGACAAGGAGCAGGAGGCGTGCGCCGACGCCGAGCGCCAGCGCGCCCGGTTGCACGCGCTGGTGATGCAGGCCCCCATGGCGGTGAGTGTCATGCGGGGCCCCTCGCATGTCATCGAGCTGGACAATCCGCCCCACCGCGCGCTGCTCGGCGGTCGGGACGTGGTGGGGCAACCCGCCCACGAGGCCCTGCCCGGTCTGGCCTCCCTGGGCCTGCTGGAGGAGCTCGATCGGGCCTATGCCTACGGCGAGCCCTTCCTGGCGCGCGAGATGTCCGTGCGCATGGATCTGACGACCGGGGCCCTGGCGGAGGAGCACTTCCACCACGTGCGCTACCAGCCCCTGAGGGATGCCTCGGGACGGGTGGACGGCGTGGCCTTCTTCGGCTTCGACGTGACGGATCAGGTGCGCGCGCGGCGCGACCTGGAGCTGGCGGTCGAGCGGCAACGGCTGCTGTCCGAGGCCAGCACGCTCCTGGGCGACTCGCTCGACTACTCCCTCTCCCTGGAGCGGCTCGCGCGGCTGATGGTGCCCCGGCTCGCCGACTGGTGCTCGGTGCACATGCTCGCCGACAACGGCGAGGTGGAGCTGCTCACCCGGTTGCACCGGGACGAGACGCACGCGGCGGTGGTGGACGAGGTGCTGCGCCTGCAGCCGGTGCACCTGTCGGACGCGTCCGGGCTCGGCCGGGTGCTGCGCACGGGGGAGACGGAGCTCATCGAAACCTGCTCTCCCGAACAGATCCGGAGTCTGGCCCACTCCCCGGAGGCCGCTCGGATGTTGGCCTCCCTGCACATGTCCTCCTCGCTGTGCGTGCCACTGCTGGCCCGTGGACGGGTGCTGGGGGCCTTGCTGCTGGTCCACGACGACAGCGGCCGGCACTTCTCGCGGGAGGACCTGCGCCTGGCGGAGGACCTGGCGCGCCGGGCGGCGTTCAGCGTGGACAACGCCCGGCTCTACCGCGAGGCCCAGGAGGCCATCCGGCTGCGCGACGAGTTCCTGTCCATCGCCAGCCACGAGCTCAAGACGCCCCTCACCTCGCTGCGGCTCCAGCTGTCGTTCCTCGAGCGGCACATGCCCGAGGGGGCCCGCGCGTGCCTCGGGGGCAAGCTGGACATGGCCCACCGTCAGGCCCGGCGCCTCTCGCAGCTCATCACCCTCCTGCTCGACGTGGGCCGCATCGTCACCGGCCGGGTGTCCCTGGAGCGCTCGGAGGTGGACCTGGTGCGCCTGGTGCGCGAGGCCCTGGAGCGCCTGCGTGACATGTTCGCCCAGTCCGGGAGCGAGGTGACGCTGGACGCCCCCGCGCCGGTGCGGGGCCAGTGGGACGCGCTGCGGCTCGAGCAGGTCATCGTCAACCTCTTGTCCAACGCGGCCAAGTACGGCCAGGGCCGGCCCGTCACCGTCTCCGTGCGCGACGGCCCGGACACCGCCCGCCTCGTCGTGCGTGACGAGGGCATCGGCATCGCCGCCGAGGACCTGCCCCGCATCTTCGACCGCTTCGAGCGCGCCGTGAGCGTGCGCCACTACGGCGGCCTGGGCCTGGGGCTCTACATCAGCCGGGAGATCGTGGAGTCCCACGGGGGCCGCGTGCGCGTGGACAGCACGCCGGGTCAGGGCTCCACCTTCACCGTGGAGCTTCCCCGTCGGCCTGGCGGCTGA
- a CDS encoding RluA family pseudouridine synthase encodes MHPTDDEASPAPSDAPVRESTGVPEGFSETTFVVEPNYAGWRLDRYLAQKLRRLSRERLQGIIQRGVVGEGRRLKPSTPVYPGLVFRLRRPARVEPETPTHLPILFEDDWLVVVDKPAGLPLHPTARYDKGTLVSLLRERLDRPSAEPAHRLDRETSGLVVCGRTTEACRVLGRLFMSREVHKEYLAVCEGHPAADHFRVDAPIAEGTELIRIAVRIDPVAGRPSHTRFEVLERFRRAGEPFALVRCFPETGRQHQIRIHLREAGHPLVGDKMYGPDPGYFDRFSKRCLEPEAWTRLRLPRHALHAARIAFPHPDTGQPVCFESPLPEDLRDFIAGRPPGQSDGSETEGA; translated from the coding sequence ATGCATCCCACCGACGACGAGGCCTCTCCCGCGCCCTCTGACGCGCCTGTCCGTGAGTCCACCGGCGTGCCGGAGGGCTTCTCCGAGACGACCTTCGTCGTCGAGCCGAACTACGCCGGGTGGCGGCTCGACCGCTACCTCGCGCAGAAGCTCCGGCGGCTGTCGCGCGAGCGGCTCCAGGGCATCATCCAGCGCGGCGTCGTGGGCGAGGGCCGTCGGCTCAAGCCCTCCACGCCCGTCTACCCCGGGCTCGTCTTCCGCCTGCGTCGGCCCGCCCGGGTCGAACCCGAGACGCCCACCCACCTGCCCATCCTCTTCGAGGACGACTGGCTCGTGGTGGTGGACAAGCCCGCCGGCCTGCCGCTGCACCCCACCGCGCGCTACGACAAGGGCACGCTCGTGTCCCTGCTGCGCGAGCGCCTGGACCGGCCCTCCGCGGAGCCCGCCCACCGCCTGGACCGCGAGACGAGCGGACTGGTCGTCTGTGGACGCACCACCGAGGCCTGCCGGGTGCTGGGCCGACTCTTCATGTCCCGCGAGGTCCACAAGGAGTACCTGGCTGTCTGCGAGGGCCACCCCGCGGCGGACCACTTCCGCGTGGACGCGCCCATCGCCGAGGGCACCGAGCTCATCCGCATCGCCGTGCGGATCGATCCCGTCGCGGGCCGGCCCAGCCACACCCGCTTCGAGGTGCTCGAGCGCTTCCGGCGCGCGGGGGAGCCCTTCGCCCTGGTGCGCTGCTTTCCCGAGACGGGCCGCCAGCATCAGATCCGCATCCACCTGCGCGAGGCGGGCCACCCCCTGGTCGGGGACAAGATGTATGGCCCGGATCCGGGCTACTTCGACCGCTTCAGCAAGCGCTGCCTGGAGCCGGAAGCCTGGACGCGCCTGCGCCTGCCCCGCCACGCGCTGCACGCCGCGCGCATCGCCTTTCCCCACCCGGACACGGGTCAACCGGTTTGCTTCGAGTCCCCATTGCCCGAGGATCTCCGGGACTTCATCGCGGGTCGGCCTCCGGGGCAGTCCGACGGCAGCGAGACGGAGGGTGCATAA
- a CDS encoding KdsC family phosphatase, with protein sequence MTELPKPSRDELTERARRVRVLVFDVDGVLTDGGLYYGDGGELMKRFDVKDGHGLVMARHAGLRTAILTARSSSIVETRGRELGVSVIFQGRKDKTAGFRELLTQLAVAPEECAYMGDDINDLGPLGLAGLSACPADAASEVRQEVHYIARNRGGQGAARELVELCLRATGQWEATVQHMKAPEALQAVKL encoded by the coding sequence ATGACGGAGCTGCCCAAACCCAGCCGGGACGAGTTGACGGAGCGCGCGCGCCGCGTTCGGGTACTCGTGTTCGACGTGGACGGCGTCCTCACGGACGGCGGGCTGTACTACGGCGATGGGGGCGAGCTCATGAAGCGCTTCGACGTGAAGGACGGGCACGGGCTGGTGATGGCGAGGCACGCGGGTCTGCGCACCGCCATCCTCACCGCGCGCTCCTCCTCCATCGTGGAAACGCGGGGCCGTGAGCTGGGCGTCTCCGTCATCTTCCAGGGTCGCAAGGACAAGACCGCGGGCTTTCGCGAGCTGCTCACCCAGCTCGCGGTCGCGCCCGAGGAGTGCGCCTACATGGGAGATGACATCAACGACCTGGGACCCTTGGGCCTGGCGGGGCTGTCGGCCTGCCCGGCGGACGCGGCCTCCGAGGTGCGGCAGGAAGTGCATTACATCGCGCGCAACCGGGGTGGTCAGGGCGCCGCGCGTGAGCTGGTCGAGTTGTGCTTGAGGGCGACGGGGCAGTGGGAAGCCACCGTTCAACACATGAAGGCCCCCGAGGCCCTACAAGCTGTCAAGTTGTGA
- a CDS encoding CTP synthase: MRSKKTKFIFVTGGVVSSLGKGLASASIGALLENRGLDLTLLKLDPYINIDPGTMSPFQHGEVFVTDDGGETDMDLGHYERFTNARMSRLNNFTTGRIYHSVIQKERRGEYLGKTVQVIPHITDEIKSCIRQAAQGVDVVIVEVGGTVGDIESLPFLEAIRQMRYDVGAGNTIYIHLTLLPYIGAAGEVKTKPTQHSVMKLREIGIQPDFLICRTDREISRELKDKIAMFCNVEPGNVFTSPDVRSIYELPLELHRQGLDERLTETLNIWSRAPRLERWEDICRKVYAPGRGEVTIAMVGKYVDLKESYKSLNEALMHGGIANDVKVNLRFVDSQEVEDKGPEKILGDVDAILVPGGFGVRGTEGKISAVRYAREKRVPFFGICLGLQMAVVEFSRHVLGLAGANSLEFNEHTPHPVVTLMESQVKVQDKGGTMRLGTYSCALKPDSLAHQLYGEDIIHERHRHRYEVNNLYRGRMQEAGLVVSGHNPELNLVEMIELPGHPYFVGCQFHPEFKSKPFAPHPLFSGFIRAALAQRDGARTQA, translated from the coding sequence ATGCGCTCCAAGAAGACCAAGTTCATCTTCGTGACCGGCGGCGTCGTGAGCTCGCTGGGCAAGGGGCTCGCGTCCGCGTCCATCGGCGCCCTGCTGGAGAACCGCGGGCTCGATCTCACCCTGCTCAAGCTCGACCCGTACATCAACATCGATCCGGGCACCATGAGCCCGTTCCAGCATGGCGAGGTCTTCGTCACCGACGACGGCGGCGAGACCGACATGGATCTGGGGCATTACGAGCGGTTCACCAACGCGCGCATGTCCCGGCTCAACAACTTCACCACCGGGCGCATCTACCACTCCGTCATCCAGAAGGAGCGCCGGGGCGAGTACCTGGGCAAGACCGTCCAGGTGATTCCGCACATCACCGATGAGATCAAGTCCTGCATCCGCCAGGCGGCGCAGGGCGTGGACGTGGTCATCGTCGAGGTGGGCGGCACGGTGGGCGACATCGAGTCCCTGCCCTTCCTCGAGGCCATCCGCCAGATGCGCTACGACGTGGGCGCGGGCAACACCATCTACATCCACCTGACGCTGCTGCCGTACATCGGCGCCGCGGGCGAGGTGAAGACCAAGCCCACCCAGCACTCGGTGATGAAGCTGCGGGAGATCGGCATCCAGCCCGACTTCCTCATCTGCCGCACGGACCGGGAGATCTCGCGCGAGCTCAAGGACAAGATCGCCATGTTCTGCAACGTGGAACCGGGCAACGTGTTCACCTCGCCGGACGTGCGCAGCATCTACGAGCTGCCCCTGGAGCTGCACCGCCAGGGCCTGGACGAGCGGCTCACCGAGACGCTCAACATCTGGAGCCGGGCGCCCCGGCTCGAGCGCTGGGAGGACATCTGCCGCAAGGTGTACGCGCCGGGCCGGGGCGAGGTCACCATCGCCATGGTCGGCAAGTACGTGGACCTCAAGGAGAGCTACAAGAGCCTCAACGAGGCCCTGATGCACGGCGGCATCGCCAACGACGTGAAGGTGAACCTGCGCTTCGTGGACTCGCAGGAGGTGGAGGACAAGGGCCCGGAGAAGATCCTCGGGGACGTGGACGCCATCCTCGTGCCCGGCGGCTTCGGCGTGCGCGGCACCGAGGGGAAGATCTCCGCGGTGAGGTACGCGCGGGAAAAGCGCGTGCCCTTCTTCGGCATCTGCCTGGGCCTGCAGATGGCGGTGGTGGAGTTCAGCCGCCACGTGCTGGGGCTCGCGGGCGCCAACTCGCTCGAGTTCAACGAGCACACCCCGCACCCGGTGGTGACGCTCATGGAGAGCCAGGTGAAGGTGCAGGACAAGGGCGGCACCATGCGCCTGGGCACCTATTCCTGCGCGCTCAAGCCGGACTCGCTCGCGCACCAGCTCTACGGCGAGGACATCATCCACGAGCGCCACCGCCACCGCTACGAGGTGAACAACCTCTACCGCGGCCGCATGCAGGAGGCGGGACTCGTGGTGTCCGGCCACAACCCCGAGCTCAACCTCGTGGAGATGATCGAGCTGCCCGGCCACCCCTACTTCGTGGGCTGCCAGTTCCACCCGGAGTTCAAGAGCAAGCCCTTCGCGCCCCACCCGCTCTTCTCCGGCTTCATCCGCGCGGCGCTCGCGCAGCGTGACGGGGCGAGGACCCAGGCATGA
- the kdsA gene encoding 3-deoxy-8-phosphooctulonate synthase, which produces MSTIQLCGHTVGAGQKLFVIAGPDSIESEDMALRHARLLKEMTSRLGVPYAFKCSYDKANRTSGKSFRGPGLKEGLRILERIKREVGVPILTDVHETSHVGPAAEVVDIIQIPAFLCRQTDLVEAVARTGKGVNLKKGQFVAPKDIVHSARKAVETGNPNVLVTERGATFGYNNLVVDMRGFAQMREAGLVVCFDATHSVQLPSSGDGQTGGERKFVSLLARSAAAAGIDALFTEVHEDPDRALCDGPCSLSPQMFEDVLRQVLAIRRALGHEPA; this is translated from the coding sequence ATGAGCACCATCCAACTGTGCGGCCACACGGTGGGCGCGGGCCAGAAGCTCTTCGTCATCGCCGGCCCGGACAGCATCGAGTCCGAGGACATGGCGCTGCGCCACGCGCGCCTGCTCAAGGAGATGACGTCGCGGCTGGGCGTGCCCTACGCCTTCAAGTGCTCCTACGACAAGGCCAACCGCACGAGCGGCAAGTCCTTCCGCGGCCCCGGCCTCAAGGAAGGCCTGCGCATCCTGGAGCGCATCAAGCGGGAAGTCGGCGTGCCCATCCTCACCGACGTCCACGAGACGAGCCACGTGGGCCCCGCGGCCGAGGTGGTGGACATCATCCAGATTCCCGCCTTCCTCTGCCGCCAGACGGACCTCGTGGAGGCCGTGGCCCGCACGGGCAAGGGCGTCAACCTCAAGAAGGGCCAGTTCGTGGCCCCCAAGGACATCGTCCACTCGGCCCGCAAGGCCGTGGAGACGGGCAACCCCAACGTGCTCGTCACCGAGCGCGGCGCCACCTTCGGCTACAACAACCTCGTGGTCGACATGCGCGGCTTCGCCCAGATGCGCGAGGCCGGCCTCGTCGTCTGCTTCGACGCCACCCACTCCGTCCAGCTCCCGTCTTCCGGGGATGGCCAGACTGGCGGGGAACGGAAGTTCGTCTCGCTGCTCGCGCGGTCCGCCGCGGCGGCCGGTATAGACGCGCTTTTCACGGAAGTGCATGAAGACCCGGACCGTGCCTTGTGTGACGGACCGTGTTCACTGTCCCCCCAGATGTTCGAGGACGTGCTACGTCAGGTACTCGCTATCCGACGTGCCCTCGGGCACGAGCCGGCCTAG
- a CDS encoding ABC transporter ATP-binding protein, whose amino-acid sequence MGLARPQARRILLGTLFLLVASALGLVYPKVIGDIIDQALHAGDRARIDRIALAMVGVFLVQGVAMALRYYLFTTAGERVVTRLRQDLFQSLLSQEVGFFDERKTGELTNRLSSDTTVLQNTVSVNISMALRNAAQALGGIALLLYTSPVLTALMLAIVPAVAVGAVSYGRKVRGLSKEAQDALAAANEVAEESLSGVRTVRSFAAERHEVERYRSATERAYDVARRRIMQSSYFLAGASSAGYLASAVVLWYGGRLVLDGAMTVGNLTSFLIYSLMVAVALGSLADLWADFMRASGAAERVFELTDRVPAIPASGGERLASVRGHVEFQDVRFAYPTRRDVPVLKGVHLDVAPGEVVAIVGPSGAGKSTIAALLARMYDPQEGRVRLDGRELTGLDPEWLRQQVGTVAQEPMLFASSIADNIRYGRPAASDAEVEAAARAANAHDFVSRFPEGYRTLVGERGVQLSGGQKQRIAIARAVLKDPRLLVLDEATSALDAESEHLVQEALERLMQGRTTLIIAHRLSTVVGADRVVVMEGGQVVQSGDHATLMGQEGLYRRLVERQFVAA is encoded by the coding sequence ATGGGACTGGCCCGGCCCCAGGCGCGCCGCATCCTGCTGGGCACGCTCTTCCTGCTCGTGGCCAGCGCGCTCGGGCTCGTGTACCCGAAGGTCATCGGCGACATCATCGACCAGGCGCTGCACGCGGGGGACCGCGCCCGCATCGACCGCATCGCCCTGGCCATGGTGGGCGTCTTCCTCGTGCAGGGCGTGGCCATGGCGCTGCGCTACTACCTGTTCACCACCGCGGGCGAGCGCGTGGTGACGCGGCTGCGCCAGGATCTCTTCCAGAGCCTCTTGTCCCAGGAGGTGGGCTTCTTCGACGAGCGCAAGACGGGTGAGCTCACCAACCGGCTGTCCTCGGACACCACGGTGCTGCAGAACACGGTGAGCGTGAACATCTCCATGGCGCTGCGCAACGCGGCCCAGGCGCTCGGCGGCATCGCGCTCCTGCTCTACACCTCGCCGGTGCTCACCGCGCTGATGCTCGCCATCGTGCCCGCGGTGGCGGTGGGCGCGGTGTCCTACGGGCGCAAGGTGCGTGGGCTGTCCAAGGAGGCCCAGGACGCGCTGGCCGCCGCCAACGAGGTGGCCGAGGAGAGCCTGTCGGGGGTGCGCACCGTGCGGTCCTTCGCCGCCGAGCGCCACGAGGTGGAGCGCTACCGCTCCGCCACCGAGCGCGCGTACGACGTGGCGCGCCGGCGCATCATGCAGTCCTCGTACTTCCTCGCGGGCGCCTCCTCCGCGGGCTACCTCGCCTCGGCGGTGGTGCTCTGGTACGGCGGGCGGCTGGTGTTGGACGGTGCCATGACGGTGGGCAACCTCACCTCCTTCCTCATCTACTCGCTCATGGTGGCCGTGGCCCTGGGGTCGCTGGCGGACCTGTGGGCGGACTTCATGCGCGCCTCGGGCGCGGCCGAGCGGGTGTTCGAGCTGACGGACCGCGTGCCGGCCATCCCCGCCTCCGGGGGCGAGCGGCTGGCGAGCGTGCGCGGCCACGTGGAGTTCCAGGACGTGCGCTTCGCCTACCCCACGCGCCGGGACGTGCCGGTGCTCAAGGGCGTGCACCTGGACGTGGCCCCGGGCGAGGTGGTGGCCATCGTGGGCCCCTCGGGCGCGGGCAAGTCCACCATCGCCGCGCTGCTCGCGCGCATGTACGACCCGCAGGAGGGCCGGGTGCGGCTGGACGGGCGGGAGCTCACCGGACTCGACCCGGAGTGGCTGCGCCAGCAGGTGGGCACGGTGGCCCAGGAGCCCATGCTCTTCGCCTCGTCCATCGCGGACAACATCCGCTACGGCCGGCCGGCCGCCTCGGACGCCGAGGTGGAGGCCGCCGCGCGCGCCGCCAACGCCCACGACTTCGTCTCCCGCTTCCCCGAGGGCTACCGCACCCTGGTGGGCGAGCGCGGCGTGCAGCTGTCCGGCGGCCAGAAGCAGCGAATCGCCATCGCCCGCGCGGTGCTCAAGGATCCGCGCCTGCTCGTGCTCGACGAGGCGACGAGCGCCCTGGACGCCGAGAGCGAACACCTGGTGCAGGAGGCCCTGGAGCGGCTGATGCAGGGGCGCACCACGCTCATCATCGCCCACCGGCTGTCCACGGTGGTGGGCGCGGACCGGGTGGTGGTGATGGAGGGCGGCCAGGTGGTGCAGAGCGGCGACCACGCCACGCTCATGGGCCAGGAGGGCCTGTACCGGCGGCTCGTGGAACGTCAGTTCGTGGCCGCGTGA